In a genomic window of Nostoc sp. UHCC 0870:
- a CDS encoding type I polyketide synthase, which translates to MNNPTGLEIAIIGITGKFPGANNLEEYWQNLRNGVESITDLTDEQIQKNGVEPTLLKHPNYVKRQAIIDNIEYFDAEFFGFNPREAEILDPQHRLFLECAWTALEDAGYNPENYTGAIGVYAGAAMNNYLLNLITNPQIQNQISRYQLFLSNDKDFLTTRVSYKLNLRGPSLDIQTACSTSLVAVHLACQSLLSGECDIALAGGVSLAKATGYLYQEGGIYSPDGHCRAFDADAQGTVAGSGLGIVVLKRLQEAIEDRDYIHAVIKGSALNNDGGLKVSYTAPRIDTQAAVIRAAQALAEVEPTEISYIETHGTGTALGDPIEIAALTQAFRAGTEKTGFCAISSVKTNIGHLDAAAGIASLIKTVLALKHQQIPPNLHFQQPNPQIDFSQTPFYVNTNLVDWETDKTPRRAGVSSFGIGGTNAHVILEEAPIQFKIQNSKFKINYQLLCLSAKSEKALEQATINLATHLQQHPQFNLADIAYTLHIGRQHFAYRRMVLCQTTQEAAQILEKETKYTHTNSEKSPSIAFMFPGQGSQYLNMGKELYDTEAIFREQIDHCCELLQHDLGLDLRLQIYQQESEQINQTSVAQPALFIIEYALAKLWISWGIQPQAMIGHSIGEYVAATLAGVFSLPDALKLVALRGRLMQQCPTGAMLSVGMSAAKLQSLLTDNLVIAAYNAPELSVVSGTEAEIAQLETNLNQQGISNRRLQTSHAFHSPLMESMITPFIAAFQKIELQTPKIPFISNVTGTWITPEQATHPHYWANHARQPVQFATGIKELLTEPQQILLEVGAGRTLSTLAKQQTNTHTILSSLHHPQDTQSDVAFLLQTLGQLWLTGVSIDWSNFYTHQQRQRLPLPTYPFQRQRYWIDLKAEDTQSPIPYLQSPVPQFYLPSWERSLPHPQVDIAKKRLCWLVLKDNYGISQEIINTLQAVGHDVIIVSQGEEYDQPAYRNFTVNPQRSQNFVELWSDLELRELIPHHILYLWDLTDSQQQPVSLLYLAQAIYFQSIEQAITLMLVTNDGQLVLGNENIHPMKATAWGMGKVISQEIPQLTCLCVDISLSTAVRTNQQIAQQLITECLNNQIPDFFKKSGILKQQVAYRGNYRWNQTFKPLSIDTTTSQLSLREGGTYVILGDLTTGLGTVFAEFLMKMSARLVLISDVIPESIKQSLDNVGIDYLALSIDITQQPELENAIAQAETKFGQINGVFYSTPMSNEHSMAFLPQLTLQHWEYNYRTKIQSLSVLAKVLRHKPLDFCVLQSSLSTVLGGLGLAAYAGANAVIDMFVIQQNQNSKFPWISINWDACRSDLETEINHSFAANLATLALTPAEVWQSTQHIIKLGLPESVVVTKADLYKRLEQWVTNTPSKTESDNSYTRPQLTNEYIAPRNEIETAIAQIWQNLLGISPIGINDSFFDLGGHSLLAIQAISRLRDRFGVELSMRNLLYEAPTIAAIATIITTQNQNLEQMTALLTEIQTLTPEQILQQLNTPS; encoded by the coding sequence ATGAACAACCCCACAGGATTAGAAATAGCAATCATCGGCATAACCGGGAAATTCCCCGGTGCTAATAACCTAGAAGAATATTGGCAAAACCTCCGCAACGGAGTAGAATCAATCACCGACTTAACCGACGAACAAATCCAAAAAAACGGCGTAGAACCCACACTATTAAAACATCCCAATTACGTCAAAAGACAAGCCATAATAGACAACATCGAATACTTTGACGCAGAATTTTTTGGCTTCAATCCCAGAGAAGCAGAAATTCTCGACCCCCAGCACCGACTATTTTTAGAATGTGCTTGGACAGCCTTAGAAGACGCAGGATATAACCCAGAAAACTACACCGGAGCAATAGGAGTTTATGCCGGTGCAGCCATGAATAACTATTTATTAAATTTAATCACTAATCCACAAATTCAAAATCAAATTAGCCGCTATCAACTATTTTTATCCAACGATAAAGACTTTCTTACCACCAGAGTTTCTTATAAATTAAATTTACGAGGTCCAAGTTTAGATATTCAAACAGCTTGTTCCACATCATTAGTAGCAGTCCATCTAGCTTGTCAGAGTTTATTAAGTGGAGAATGTGACATAGCCCTAGCCGGCGGTGTATCCTTAGCAAAAGCCACAGGTTACTTATACCAAGAAGGCGGAATTTACTCACCTGATGGCCATTGTCGCGCCTTTGATGCTGATGCTCAAGGAACAGTTGCAGGTAGTGGTTTAGGTATTGTTGTCCTTAAAAGACTGCAAGAAGCTATTGAAGATAGAGATTATATTCATGCTGTAATTAAAGGTTCAGCTCTTAATAATGATGGCGGTTTAAAAGTCAGCTACACAGCACCGAGAATTGATACCCAAGCAGCAGTAATTCGCGCCGCACAAGCATTAGCTGAAGTAGAACCAACAGAGATTAGTTATATTGAAACCCACGGAACAGGAACAGCATTAGGCGACCCCATTGAAATCGCCGCCTTAACTCAAGCCTTCCGCGCTGGAACAGAGAAAACCGGATTTTGTGCCATATCATCAGTAAAAACCAACATTGGACATTTAGATGCGGCTGCGGGAATTGCGAGTTTAATCAAAACAGTTTTAGCACTCAAACATCAACAAATTCCCCCCAATTTACATTTTCAACAACCAAATCCTCAAATAGATTTTTCCCAAACACCCTTTTATGTCAACACCAATTTAGTTGACTGGGAAACCGACAAAACCCCCCGCCGTGCTGGTGTCAGTTCCTTTGGAATTGGGGGGACAAATGCTCATGTAATTCTAGAAGAAGCACCAATTCAATTCAAAATTCAAAATTCAAAATTCAAAATTAATTATCAATTGTTATGTTTATCGGCTAAAAGTGAGAAAGCACTTGAGCAAGCAACAATTAATCTGGCTACACATTTACAACAGCATCCACAATTCAACCTTGCAGATATTGCTTATACCCTCCACATAGGACGACAACATTTCGCATATCGCCGGATGGTGTTGTGTCAAACTACGCAAGAAGCAGCGCAAATTTTAGAGAAAGAAACTAAATACACTCATACAAACTCCGAAAAAAGCCCAAGTATCGCCTTCATGTTTCCCGGACAAGGTAGTCAGTACCTCAACATGGGTAAGGAATTATATGATACAGAAGCCATATTTCGAGAACAAATAGATCATTGCTGTGAATTATTACAGCATGATTTGGGGTTAGATTTGCGGTTACAAATTTATCAACAAGAGTCTGAACAAATCAACCAGACATCAGTAGCACAACCAGCATTATTTATAATCGAATATGCCTTAGCAAAATTATGGATATCTTGGGGTATTCAACCACAGGCCATGATTGGACATAGTATTGGCGAATACGTAGCAGCTACTTTAGCCGGTGTCTTTTCTCTCCCCGATGCTTTAAAATTAGTAGCATTGCGTGGTCGTTTAATGCAGCAATGTCCAACTGGTGCAATGCTTTCGGTAGGAATGTCCGCAGCTAAACTACAATCTCTGTTGACAGATAATTTAGTTATAGCGGCATACAATGCACCAGAATTATCTGTAGTATCTGGTACTGAAGCAGAAATTGCTCAACTAGAAACAAACTTAAATCAACAGGGAATTTCCAACCGTAGATTGCAGACATCCCACGCTTTCCATTCACCCTTAATGGAGTCCATGATTACTCCATTTATCGCCGCTTTCCAGAAAATCGAACTGCAAACACCCAAAATTCCCTTTATTTCTAACGTTACCGGGACTTGGATTACACCAGAACAAGCAACTCATCCGCACTACTGGGCAAATCATGCGCGTCAACCTGTACAATTTGCCACAGGAATTAAAGAACTGCTAACAGAACCTCAGCAAATTTTACTAGAAGTAGGAGCAGGACGGACACTTTCTACCTTAGCCAAACAACAAACCAACACCCACACAATTTTATCTTCCCTACACCATCCCCAAGATACACAATCAGATGTAGCATTTTTACTGCAAACCTTGGGTCAATTGTGGTTAACAGGTGTATCAATTGATTGGTCAAATTTCTACACTCACCAACAACGTCAACGTCTACCACTACCCACCTATCCCTTCCAACGCCAGCGTTACTGGATTGATTTGAAAGCAGAGGATACCCAGTCCCCAATCCCCTATCTCCAATCCCCAGTCCCTCAATTTTATCTCCCTTCTTGGGAACGTAGTTTACCCCATCCTCAGGTAGACATAGCTAAAAAACGCTTGTGTTGGTTGGTACTAAAGGATAACTACGGTATTAGTCAAGAAATAATTAATACCTTACAAGCGGTTGGACATGATGTAATTATTGTGAGCCAAGGTGAAGAATACGACCAACCCGCATATCGTAATTTTACAGTTAATCCTCAACGCTCACAGAATTTTGTCGAGTTGTGGTCAGATTTAGAACTGCGAGAGCTAATCCCTCACCATATTTTATATTTATGGGATTTAACTGATTCACAACAGCAACCCGTCAGTTTATTATATCTAGCACAAGCAATTTACTTCCAGTCAATTGAGCAAGCAATAACATTAATGCTAGTCACAAATGATGGGCAATTGGTGTTAGGGAATGAAAATATCCACCCAATGAAAGCGACAGCTTGGGGTATGGGTAAGGTGATTTCTCAAGAAATACCACAATTAACTTGTCTCTGTGTTGACATTTCATTATCCACCGCAGTAAGAACAAATCAACAAATTGCCCAACAATTAATTACAGAGTGTTTAAATAATCAGATTCCCGACTTCTTTAAGAAGTCGGGAATCTTGAAACAGCAAGTTGCCTATCGCGGTAATTATCGCTGGAATCAGACTTTTAAACCCTTATCAATAGATACCACTACATCACAATTATCTTTGCGTGAAGGGGGAACTTATGTAATTTTAGGAGATTTAACAACAGGATTAGGAACAGTATTTGCTGAGTTTCTGATGAAAATGTCAGCGCGATTAGTGCTAATTAGTGATGTCATTCCCGAAAGTATCAAACAAAGTTTAGATAATGTTGGTATTGATTACTTAGCACTCAGTATAGATATTACCCAGCAACCAGAATTAGAAAATGCAATAGCTCAAGCCGAGACAAAATTCGGACAAATAAATGGCGTATTTTACTCCACACCCATGAGTAATGAGCATTCAATGGCATTTTTACCCCAATTAACTCTACAACACTGGGAATATAACTACCGTACCAAAATCCAGAGTTTATCTGTTTTAGCTAAAGTTTTGCGCCATAAACCTTTAGATTTTTGTGTATTACAATCTTCCCTTTCCACAGTTTTAGGTGGTTTAGGTTTAGCCGCTTATGCTGGGGCGAATGCTGTAATTGATATGTTTGTTATCCAACAAAATCAAAATAGCAAATTCCCCTGGATTAGCATTAACTGGGATGCTTGTCGTAGCGACTTAGAAACAGAAATTAATCATAGTTTCGCCGCTAATTTAGCAACATTAGCACTCACACCGGCAGAAGTATGGCAATCAACCCAACATATTATCAAATTGGGTTTACCAGAATCAGTTGTAGTTACAAAAGCCGACTTATACAAACGTTTAGAACAGTGGGTAACAAACACCCCAAGCAAAACAGAAAGCGATAACAGTTATACCCGTCCCCAACTAACAAATGAATATATTGCACCCCGTAACGAAATTGAAACAGCGATCGCCCAAATTTGGCAAAACCTATTAGGAATTTCCCCCATAGGAATTAATGATAGCTTCTTTGACTTAGGCGGACACTCCCTCCTAGCCATCCAAGCCATTTCCAGATTACGCGATCGCTTTGGTGTCGAACTCTCAATGCGAAACCTCCTCTACGAAGCACCCACCATCGCCGCAATCGCCACAATCATCACCACCCAAAACCAAAACCTAGAACAAATGACAGCCCTACTCACAGAAATCCAAACCCTCACCCCAGAACAAATCCTCCAACAACTCAACACCCCCTCTTAA
- a CDS encoding non-ribosomal peptide synthetase yields the protein MNTTLNQKMIEDIYPLSPLQQGMLFHSLYAPNSGAYVVQVSYELHGNLNIAAFEDAWQDLINRHPVLRTAFVWDNLEKPLQVVGKQLKCHINHLDWCDFSVQQQQETLKNLLQKQREQGFNLSQAPLMQMTLIQLKSEVYQFVWSYHHLLLDGWSVQVILKEFIVIYQAYSQQQTPILLNPRRYRDYIGWLQQQNLAEAETFWKQQLQGFVSPTRLNVGQNIDVRPDNLHSHYHEENIQLSVELTSKLQTLAKQQQLTINTFVQGAWSLLLSRYSGEKDVLFATVSAGRPSALNGADAMVGLFINTLPFRVLVSPEETLYQWLQKLQTQQVEIRQYEYSSLVDIHRWSEVSPSIPLFETLVVFENYPIEPALKQSLESLEIRNIQGTEQTNYPLTLYAVSDSQLALRILYDRDRFHHTTITQILEQLETLLLGMTQGDCTLAALPFLSPTQQQQILIDWNATTQEIPQQCVHEIISQQAQQTPDATAVVFADKTLTYAELNAKSNQIAHYLLQQGVKPEARIGVCLERSSPLLIIALLGILKAGAAYVPLDPTFPPERLRFMMADAELILLLTQTSLNRIITEKTAKINLDELEEDISQQPIFDPQIKVTPEQLTYLIYTSGSTGQPKGVMIEARSLVNILTDLKQRLSITPNDKLLAVTTIAFDIAALELFLPLIAGAQVVLPPQTALVDPRQLANCIEHHQITIMQATPATWRLLLASGWEGKQDLKILCGGEALDNTLAQQLLSCSQEVWNLYGPTETTIWSAAQKLSIDEPVTIGHPIANTQFYILDEHLQPVPIGVPGELYIGGAGVARGYWKRPELTAERFLIKTPPLCATLRERFQRTASLRENTLYKTGDRVRYLRDGKLEYLARLDYQVKIRGFRIELGEIEAVLAQHPAVEQAVVTLREDEPTEPRIVAYIVSHPEIIQTELRTFLGEKLPIYMMPSAFILLEKFPLTPNGKIDRKALPKPNNLPLTTTNNFIPPQTQIEQTIADIWQQLLGRENISIHDNFFDLGGHSLLIVRIQGQLHLKLNQNIPLVDLFRYPTINSLAKHLTQNTPTPDKEIENRISKQQTGKQRLLQQRQTRLKT from the coding sequence ATGAATACAACTCTAAATCAAAAAATGATTGAGGATATTTATCCCCTTTCACCTTTGCAGCAGGGTATGTTATTTCATAGTCTATATGCGCCTAACTCTGGTGCTTATGTGGTACAGGTAAGTTATGAGTTACATGGTAATTTAAATATTGCGGCTTTTGAGGACGCTTGGCAAGATTTAATCAATCGTCATCCTGTTTTACGCACAGCTTTTGTTTGGGATAATTTAGAAAAGCCTCTACAAGTAGTTGGTAAGCAATTAAAATGTCACATTAATCATCTTGATTGGTGTGATTTTTCAGTTCAGCAACAACAAGAAACTTTAAAAAATCTGCTACAAAAACAGCGAGAACAGGGGTTTAATTTATCCCAAGCACCTCTGATGCAAATGACACTCATTCAGTTAAAATCTGAAGTTTATCAGTTTGTTTGGAGTTATCACCATTTACTCTTAGATGGTTGGTCAGTTCAGGTAATTTTAAAAGAATTTATTGTTATTTATCAAGCATATAGTCAACAACAAACACCTATTTTACTCAACCCGCGTCGCTATCGAGATTATATTGGGTGGTTACAGCAACAAAACTTGGCGGAAGCTGAGACTTTTTGGAAACAGCAATTACAGGGGTTTGTGTCGCCAACGCGGTTAAATGTTGGTCAAAATATAGATGTTCGTCCCGATAATTTACATAGTCATTATCACGAGGAAAATATTCAGCTTTCCGTCGAATTAACTAGCAAACTGCAAACCCTAGCCAAACAACAACAATTAACCATTAATACCTTTGTCCAAGGTGCTTGGTCATTGTTGTTAAGTCGCTATAGTGGGGAAAAAGATGTTTTATTTGCTACTGTTAGTGCAGGTCGTCCCAGTGCGCTGAATGGTGCTGATGCAATGGTGGGATTATTTATTAATACCTTACCATTCCGGGTGTTAGTTTCTCCTGAAGAGACACTATATCAATGGCTGCAAAAGCTACAAACTCAGCAAGTAGAAATACGGCAATATGAATATAGTTCCTTAGTAGATATTCATCGTTGGAGTGAAGTTTCACCATCCATACCACTATTTGAAACTTTGGTGGTATTTGAAAATTATCCTATTGAACCTGCTCTGAAACAGTCTTTAGAATCTTTGGAAATTCGCAATATTCAAGGGACGGAACAGACGAATTATCCTCTGACACTGTATGCTGTTTCCGATTCGCAGCTTGCTTTGAGAATTTTATACGATCGCGATCGCTTTCACCATACCACCATCACCCAAATCTTAGAACAGTTAGAAACCCTGTTGTTAGGAATGACACAGGGAGATTGTACTTTAGCCGCACTCCCATTTCTCAGTCCCACCCAACAACAGCAAATACTCATTGACTGGAACGCCACCACCCAGGAAATTCCCCAGCAATGTGTTCATGAAATCATCAGCCAGCAAGCACAACAAACACCGGACGCGACAGCAGTTGTATTTGCAGATAAAACCCTAACTTACGCCGAATTAAACGCCAAATCCAACCAAATCGCCCATTATCTACTACAACAGGGAGTCAAACCAGAAGCCAGAATTGGGGTTTGTTTAGAGCGTTCATCGCCATTATTAATCATAGCCTTACTCGGTATCCTCAAAGCTGGTGCAGCCTACGTACCCCTAGATCCTACCTTTCCCCCAGAACGTCTGCGTTTCATGATGGCAGATGCAGAGTTAATATTATTACTCACACAGACATCTTTAAATAGAATTATTACTGAGAAAACAGCAAAAATTAACCTCGATGAATTAGAGGAAGATATTAGCCAGCAGCCAATCTTTGACCCACAAATTAAAGTAACACCAGAACAACTAACTTATTTAATTTATACATCTGGTTCAACAGGGCAACCAAAAGGGGTGATGATTGAAGCGCGATCGCTCGTTAACATCTTAACAGACCTGAAACAACGTTTATCAATCACCCCTAACGACAAACTCTTAGCCGTCACCACCATCGCCTTTGACATCGCCGCCTTAGAATTATTTCTCCCCTTAATTGCAGGCGCACAAGTCGTATTACCCCCCCAAACAGCCTTAGTTGACCCTCGCCAACTCGCCAACTGCATAGAACACCATCAAATTACCATCATGCAAGCCACCCCCGCAACTTGGCGGTTACTTCTAGCCAGTGGTTGGGAAGGGAAACAGGACTTAAAAATCCTCTGTGGTGGCGAAGCATTAGATAACACCCTAGCCCAACAGCTATTATCTTGCAGTCAAGAAGTCTGGAATCTATACGGCCCAACAGAAACAACCATTTGGTCAGCAGCCCAGAAACTCAGTATAGATGAACCCGTAACCATCGGTCATCCCATCGCCAACACCCAATTTTACATCCTCGACGAACATTTACAACCCGTTCCCATTGGCGTACCAGGAGAACTATATATAGGTGGTGCAGGAGTCGCCAGAGGTTATTGGAAACGTCCAGAATTGACAGCAGAAAGATTCCTCATCAAAACTCCTCCTCTCTGCGCCACCCTTCGGGAACGCTTTCAGCGAACTGCGTCTCTGCGTGAGAATACCCTATATAAAACAGGCGATCGCGTCCGCTACCTAAGAGATGGTAAACTCGAATACTTAGCGAGACTAGATTACCAAGTCAAAATTCGCGGATTTCGCATCGAACTAGGAGAAATAGAAGCGGTACTAGCACAACATCCCGCAGTAGAACAAGCAGTAGTCACCCTGCGAGAAGATGAACCAACAGAACCCCGCATAGTAGCCTATATAGTCTCCCACCCTGAAATTATCCAAACAGAACTACGCACATTTTTAGGAGAAAAACTACCTATATACATGATGCCATCGGCATTCATATTATTAGAAAAATTCCCCCTCACACCCAACGGTAAAATAGACCGCAAAGCATTACCAAAACCCAACAATTTACCTTTAACAACCACTAATAACTTCATACCACCGCAAACACAAATAGAACAAACCATAGCCGATATTTGGCAACAATTATTAGGCAGAGAAAACATCAGTATACATGATAACTTCTTCGACTTAGGAGGACATTCCTTATTAATAGTCAGAATACAAGGACAACTACACCTAAAACTCAACCAAAACATTCCCCTAGTAGACCTATTCCGTTATCCCACAATCAACTCCCTAGCAAAACACCTAACCCAAAACACCCCCACACCAGATAAAGAAATAGAAAACAGAATATCCAAACAACAAACCGGAAAACAAAGACTTCTCCAACAAAGACAAACCCGATTAAAAACCTAA